The Virgibacillus dokdonensis genome includes a window with the following:
- a CDS encoding IS256 family transposase: MNHVTTDLIEALVQKQDIQEVFRQHLESAVNQLLKNELTAFLDYEPYDRKGFNSGNSRNGTYPRSIKTEYGELNIDIPRDRNGEFKQQTLGSYNRTNDTLESYIIHMYQKGITTDEIVQLIERMYGHHYTKQTISNITQRVSEDLEAFHSRRLNERYVCVYLDATHIPIRRDTVQKEAVYISIGITEDGTKEVLDYTIAPTESAHVWEEMLSSLRERGVKNVLLFVSDGLKGMTDSIHRVYSKAKHQVCCVHVSRNISKKVRVSDREDISNDFKKVYQAENRTEAESQLEQFREKWQKLYPSVIKNVMGHEQLLTFFDFPASIRRSIYSTNLIESFNKQIKRHIKAKEQFPNEESLKRYLVTQFHHYIEKHSMRCHRGFEKAKPELLKMFEAIET; encoded by the coding sequence ATGAACCATGTTACTACAGATTTAATTGAAGCTCTAGTCCAAAAACAGGATATCCAAGAAGTTTTTCGCCAACATCTTGAGTCAGCAGTCAATCAATTACTCAAAAATGAATTGACAGCTTTCTTAGATTATGAACCTTATGATCGAAAAGGTTTTAATTCTGGCAATTCACGTAATGGCACTTACCCTCGTTCAATTAAAACGGAATATGGGGAATTAAATATTGATATTCCACGCGATCGTAACGGTGAATTTAAGCAACAAACTCTGGGCTCTTATAATCGCACGAATGATACTCTTGAAAGTTATATCATTCATATGTATCAAAAAGGCATCACGACAGACGAAATCGTTCAACTTATTGAGCGAATGTACGGCCATCACTATACGAAACAGACCATTTCCAATATCACTCAGCGTGTATCAGAGGATTTAGAAGCGTTCCACAGCCGAAGGCTCAACGAGCGCTATGTTTGTGTCTATTTAGATGCTACGCATATTCCAATTAGACGCGATACTGTCCAAAAAGAAGCTGTCTATATATCGATTGGCATTACCGAAGATGGCACAAAGGAAGTTTTGGATTATACGATTGCCCCAACGGAATCAGCTCACGTTTGGGAAGAGATGCTTTCGTCCCTTCGTGAACGAGGCGTTAAAAACGTTCTGTTGTTTGTCTCTGATGGGCTTAAAGGAATGACCGATTCGATTCATCGTGTTTACTCTAAAGCGAAACATCAGGTTTGCTGCGTACATGTTTCTCGAAATATTTCTAAAAAAGTACGCGTCAGCGATCGTGAAGACATCTCTAATGACTTTAAAAAGGTATATCAAGCTGAAAATCGTACTGAAGCTGAATCTCAACTCGAACAATTTCGGGAGAAATGGCAAAAGCTTTATCCATCTGTCATTAAAAATGTGATGGGGCATGAACAACTCCTAACGTTTTTTGATTTTCCGGCTTCTATTCGAAGAAGTATTTACTCCACGAATTTAATAGAGTCTTTTAATAAGCAAATCAAACGCCATATCAAAGCCAAAGAGCAATTTCCGAATGAGGAATCGCTCAAACGTTATTTAGTCACGCAATTCCATCATTATATTGAAAAACATAGTATGCGATGTCATAGAGGGTTTGAAAAAGCTAAACCAGAACTACTTAAAATGTTTGAAGCTATCGAAACTTAA
- a CDS encoding condensation domain-containing protein, protein MSKLKPLILNLLKEKEISKNAAKEIIQSVNEISETTVQNVDRKVAIIGISSELPGAKTFDDFWEVLMNQDDKITELNDSRKSLCNNFIKNNQERLEISSAKPFWDAAWLDDIEKFEPEFFGISEAEAKVMDPQQRRFLQIAYNCFEDAGYAGDRMKGSNTGVYLSAAMTNYAESFLEYTPLSVPGNVPAFIASRLSYIFDLKGPSYVINSTCASSMLAIHEACVGLMNNDCDTALVGGVNIFPFPINSNKLFMNAAGIMSEQQKSKPFDNSANGIGRGEGVISLLLKPLDKALDDRDHIHAVISASKVNNDGTSAGITAPNPKAHADLLQEAWKLAGITPEQLDYIETHGTGTYLGDPIEIKGIEEVIERYTDRKQFIPIGSVKGNIGHLLDGAAGLSGIIKAIHVMKRGVVPPTVNMLEPNEHIDFVDSPVFIPTTPYYLRENKYDEAPIRTGISCFGFNGTNVHIVLEEPPNIDYNIQQITEGHKKYVLPISAKTTESLEKIINRYAFIDESEYYLQNIAFTLCTGREHHVHRLAIIASNTKEFVKICKDLSTTNFENWTKIICEVNVEDDLLQLAKSYVDGGKCSWHKQFGNITINKVSLPTYSFYEKSYWTNNLINHKHDHDTHQRSNLEEIIHVAENILEITHIKKEDSFISVGGNSLSGLQFISRLKSKFNSEVEMEDLFTSFAEIEKKIFKTDVISMKDIPKVMVNEDKLFPVSYGQKRLSIIDQITEQKMVYNTPFVFKVAGPINNNKLKKTFDLLSIRHEMLRTIFVRSESETKQKVLDKPNYLYEFKDFALYNDAEANAFAQIDKWKETPYDLEKGPLIRVLVYKISDTETIFSLMMHHIIMDGWSLAILSDELFTLYNSDNKIMDELQKIEYTYIDYTIWQHQLLASETFEEHEKYWLNKFTDDLPVTEIVGDKIRPNIFEFTGKIKKFSFSSSQARRLREYASKEESTLYMLLVSSIFKLINSMTGQEDMVIGSPISGRFNEALEKIVGLFTNTIPVRVNYNSKDDFCTLLSSVKEVLLEDFQHQDYPFNLLVEKLQLPRDASRSPIFNINVALQNFKFKNTETHLNSYELTPILTAHKTTKWDLEFEFVEMPDGELICNIEYYDKIYSDEFIDTLINNYHTILDDILNGEQIIDHNIVDNGNSIIGETVHTKYSFIEMIQESANKYPNHVAIEDENGTVSYQELLHISMGIASELQNMDYPITSTLIITDNNRYTIMSILASLLANVTFVPISPNTPKSKIESIVEQTNAECILTVENFYSLTNKILYESKDIRVVKVLDSDKLEESAIGEKSELMDESLWNFFAEEQKTDIGASGWNSSYTGEPFSDLEMDEYVTNAVSKILDLLPNHSKVLEIGCGSGLTTFSLAAHVDSYIATDLSPSIINRNKNKAKEEDINHIDFRVAKAHEINYKGKDLDAVIINSVVHCFPNYDYLKIVLKNAVESLKEGGFVFLGDLLHLDKNKDFLSSLRTYKENHPNRNTKLDWETDLFVNDFILENIVKDIEADVELISSNKTYTIPNELNQYRFDVIIKIRKKNTGVKGNSLNRMLGKTSVLESNASSLDKTVSGKPAYVLFTSGSTGIPKGVVISRKNLNNYLTWAKRYYSNERLLNMPLFTSISVDLTITSMFLPLLTGGKIISCEGEIDQKFEKLTNIREKISIKGTPKQIKLLIENKKELPDIQNFILGGEALDVSLCREIYSRFPNSRIFNEYGPTEATVGTIIREVTKEDFVSSYIPIGIPIQNTSIYIVDNQGNLAPPHAIGEIVLSGESVALGYLGNRNLTREKFVPNTIEYLQPGYIYKTGDIGQILPNGEVVCFGRKDNMVKLRGHRVELEEIERYLRDLPTVQDAAVRLHTNSNQDERLCAYLVTNREINQTEIDKLLLQNIPETLLPSHYERLDSIPVTTSGKVDRASLPKPRIKKFSDDTEYDLELTNLEKELLEIMKSILGDEEVGVNSDFFRVGGDSIKALRLISRAKERNIPIRINQIFNLRTVRKIAKESSKQYLQSENRHIEAKEIHLAPMQKWFFEQSFIHPHYWNLLMTVELPKDVNLETLQNAFRWIISKNESLVTWFDLTDHEPRAFVEPDLANNFQLVLKDFRTISKEKLNKEMEKVQFTLQHEFKFGKELPIKGLVSLTNSQPLLTLFVHHLVVDGISWRVLMDELERTYSDMLAGKEINRVFVEPFSGWVNRLRNINVSKEDTAYWDNLNIDHVHPLCVTPVREDYIFSERYHTISKIDRDKTTLILGAKNINEDFRTDAMIVTAFSKAFMKVFGERDILFNFEGHGRNDTKIDLDLSNTIGWFTTMYPLLVSSNSESISLLKSVNESIANTGSGISYMVARWFQEKESLKKINSNILVNYLGEFDNDIGTHTNISNEKERLFKYAEDLPQAPAIHPDNKLNYLLEINIYVLNGQFTISLEADQKKISKSEVDLLIANFREYMDELVDGVKNVQRV, encoded by the coding sequence ATGAGCAAATTAAAACCGTTAATCTTAAATCTTCTGAAAGAGAAAGAAATTTCAAAGAATGCTGCTAAAGAAATTATTCAATCTGTAAATGAAATATCGGAAACAACCGTTCAAAATGTAGACAGGAAGGTTGCAATTATTGGAATCTCATCTGAATTACCAGGAGCGAAAACATTTGATGATTTTTGGGAAGTTTTAATGAATCAGGACGATAAAATAACGGAATTAAACGATTCAAGAAAGTCCCTATGTAATAATTTCATTAAGAATAATCAGGAAAGATTAGAAATCTCTTCCGCAAAACCTTTTTGGGATGCAGCTTGGTTAGATGATATAGAAAAATTTGAACCTGAATTTTTTGGTATCTCAGAAGCTGAGGCAAAAGTTATGGATCCTCAACAAAGAAGGTTTCTTCAAATTGCTTACAACTGTTTTGAAGATGCAGGGTATGCTGGTGATAGAATGAAGGGATCTAATACTGGAGTGTATTTGTCTGCGGCAATGACGAATTACGCTGAATCCTTCCTAGAATATACGCCACTTAGTGTTCCTGGAAATGTCCCTGCATTTATTGCATCTCGATTATCCTATATTTTTGATTTAAAAGGACCTTCTTATGTTATAAATTCTACATGTGCTTCTTCTATGTTGGCAATTCACGAAGCGTGCGTTGGATTGATGAATAATGATTGTGACACAGCTTTAGTTGGAGGAGTAAATATATTTCCTTTTCCAATTAATAGCAACAAACTATTTATGAATGCAGCGGGTATTATGTCCGAACAACAAAAGAGCAAGCCTTTTGATAATTCAGCTAATGGAATCGGGAGAGGGGAAGGAGTTATATCACTTCTGTTAAAGCCTTTAGATAAAGCGTTAGATGATCGGGATCATATTCATGCTGTTATCTCTGCATCGAAAGTAAACAATGATGGAACTTCAGCTGGGATTACAGCACCTAACCCAAAAGCACATGCTGATTTATTGCAAGAAGCTTGGAAGTTAGCAGGGATAACTCCAGAACAACTTGACTATATTGAAACACATGGTACCGGTACATATCTTGGAGACCCAATTGAAATAAAAGGTATCGAAGAAGTAATTGAGCGGTATACAGATCGTAAACAATTTATTCCTATTGGATCAGTTAAAGGTAATATTGGGCACTTATTAGATGGTGCGGCTGGCCTATCCGGCATTATAAAAGCTATTCACGTTATGAAAAGAGGTGTGGTTCCTCCAACAGTTAATATGCTGGAACCAAATGAACATATTGATTTTGTTGATTCCCCAGTTTTTATTCCTACGACACCCTACTATCTGAGAGAAAATAAATATGATGAAGCTCCAATTAGAACTGGAATAAGTTGTTTTGGTTTTAATGGTACAAATGTTCATATTGTTTTAGAGGAGCCACCTAACATAGATTATAACATCCAACAAATAACAGAAGGGCATAAAAAATATGTATTACCAATTTCCGCAAAAACGACCGAGTCATTAGAAAAGATTATTAATCGTTACGCGTTTATAGATGAATCTGAGTATTATTTACAGAACATTGCTTTTACATTATGTACAGGTAGAGAACACCATGTTCATCGATTAGCTATTATTGCAAGCAATACAAAAGAATTTGTGAAAATTTGTAAAGATTTATCAACTACCAACTTTGAAAATTGGACAAAAATTATATGTGAGGTAAACGTAGAAGATGATTTACTTCAACTAGCAAAGTCCTATGTAGACGGAGGTAAATGTAGTTGGCATAAACAATTTGGTAACATTACAATAAATAAGGTTTCATTACCGACCTATTCTTTTTATGAAAAATCTTATTGGACAAATAATTTAATAAATCATAAACACGATCATGATACTCACCAAAGGTCTAATCTGGAAGAAATTATTCATGTAGCTGAAAATATTTTGGAAATTACACATATCAAAAAAGAAGATAGTTTCATATCTGTAGGAGGGAACTCCCTATCAGGATTACAATTTATTTCCCGATTAAAATCTAAGTTTAATAGTGAAGTAGAAATGGAAGATTTATTTACTTCTTTTGCAGAAATAGAGAAGAAAATCTTTAAAACAGATGTTATATCCATGAAAGATATTCCCAAAGTGATGGTGAATGAGGATAAATTATTCCCTGTGTCTTATGGTCAAAAAAGGTTAAGTATTATTGATCAAATAACAGAACAGAAAATGGTGTATAATACGCCATTTGTCTTTAAAGTAGCTGGTCCTATTAACAATAATAAGTTAAAGAAAACTTTCGATTTATTATCAATAAGGCACGAAATGCTAAGAACTATTTTTGTAAGAAGTGAATCGGAAACAAAACAGAAGGTATTGGACAAACCAAATTATTTATATGAGTTTAAAGACTTTGCATTATATAACGATGCGGAAGCAAATGCTTTTGCTCAAATTGATAAGTGGAAAGAAACTCCTTATGACTTGGAAAAGGGTCCACTAATTAGAGTATTAGTCTATAAAATTTCAGATACTGAAACCATTTTCTCACTTATGATGCACCATATCATTATGGATGGGTGGTCGCTAGCTATATTATCAGATGAATTATTCACTTTATATAATAGTGATAATAAAATAATGGATGAACTACAGAAAATAGAATACACATATATTGATTACACGATATGGCAACATCAACTTTTAGCAAGTGAGACCTTTGAAGAGCATGAAAAATATTGGTTAAATAAATTTACTGATGATCTTCCCGTTACAGAAATTGTAGGGGATAAAATCAGACCGAATATTTTTGAATTTACTGGAAAAATAAAAAAGTTCTCTTTTAGTTCTAGTCAGGCAAGAAGATTACGAGAGTATGCTAGTAAAGAAGAAAGCACACTCTATATGCTATTGGTTTCTAGTATATTTAAGTTAATTAATAGTATGACAGGACAAGAGGATATGGTGATTGGTTCTCCAATTTCTGGTAGATTTAACGAAGCTTTGGAGAAAATAGTTGGTCTATTTACAAATACAATTCCGGTAAGGGTTAACTATAATTCTAAAGATGATTTTTGTACGCTTTTATCAAGCGTAAAAGAAGTTTTACTAGAGGATTTTCAGCACCAGGATTATCCATTTAATTTATTAGTTGAAAAACTACAGTTACCAAGAGATGCAAGTCGATCGCCAATTTTTAATATAAATGTCGCACTACAGAACTTTAAATTCAAGAATACGGAAACCCATCTTAATAGTTATGAATTAACACCAATACTGACAGCACACAAAACAACGAAATGGGATTTAGAATTTGAATTTGTAGAAATGCCAGATGGTGAATTGATTTGTAATATAGAATATTACGATAAAATATATTCTGATGAATTTATCGATACATTAATTAACAATTATCATACTATATTGGATGATATTCTAAATGGAGAGCAAATAATAGACCATAACATTGTGGATAATGGAAACAGTATAATTGGAGAAACGGTTCATACAAAATATTCCTTTATTGAAATGATTCAAGAGAGTGCTAACAAATATCCAAATCATGTTGCAATTGAAGATGAGAATGGTACCGTATCTTATCAAGAACTTTTACATATAAGTATGGGAATAGCTAGCGAACTTCAAAACATGGATTATCCTATTACTAGTACTTTGATCATAACTGATAATAATCGTTACACAATAATGAGCATTTTAGCAAGTTTGTTAGCTAATGTTACCTTTGTACCTATTTCTCCTAATACCCCTAAATCTAAAATTGAATCGATTGTTGAGCAAACAAATGCAGAATGTATTTTAACAGTGGAAAATTTCTACTCTCTAACTAACAAAATTTTATATGAAAGTAAAGATATAAGAGTAGTGAAGGTCCTTGACTCAGATAAGCTAGAAGAATCCGCTATAGGTGAAAAAAGTGAATTGATGGACGAGTCACTATGGAACTTTTTTGCCGAGGAACAAAAGACCGATATAGGGGCAAGTGGCTGGAATAGTAGTTATACAGGGGAACCATTTAGTGATTTAGAAATGGATGAATACGTGACTAACGCAGTGAGTAAAATACTTGATCTCTTACCAAATCATTCAAAGGTACTTGAAATTGGCTGTGGTTCAGGGTTGACAACATTTTCGTTAGCTGCACATGTAGATTCATATATAGCAACAGATTTATCCCCTTCTATTATTAATAGAAATAAGAATAAAGCAAAAGAAGAGGATATTAATCATATAGATTTTCGAGTAGCTAAAGCACACGAAATTAATTATAAAGGCAAGGATTTAGACGCTGTTATTATCAATAGTGTTGTACATTGTTTTCCAAATTATGATTACTTGAAAATAGTATTAAAAAATGCAGTAGAGTCCTTAAAAGAAGGTGGGTTTGTTTTTTTAGGAGATCTACTACATTTAGATAAAAATAAGGATTTCCTAAGTTCATTAAGAACATATAAAGAAAATCATCCAAATAGGAACACAAAGCTAGATTGGGAAACAGATTTATTTGTAAATGATTTTATATTAGAAAATATCGTAAAAGATATTGAAGCAGATGTGGAATTAATAAGTTCAAATAAAACTTACACAATTCCAAATGAACTTAATCAGTATAGATTTGATGTGATCATAAAGATTAGAAAGAAAAATACTGGCGTAAAGGGAAATTCCTTAAATAGAATGTTAGGAAAAACCTCTGTACTAGAAAGTAATGCTAGTAGTTTGGATAAGACAGTAAGTGGCAAACCAGCGTATGTATTATTTACATCCGGAAGCACTGGGATACCTAAAGGGGTAGTAATCTCAAGGAAAAATCTCAATAACTACCTTACTTGGGCAAAACGTTATTATTCTAATGAAAGACTATTAAATATGCCACTCTTTACATCTATTTCGGTTGATTTAACGATAACATCGATGTTTTTACCATTACTTACTGGCGGAAAAATAATATCTTGTGAAGGTGAGATTGACCAAAAGTTTGAAAAGCTCACGAATATTAGGGAAAAGATATCGATTAAAGGAACGCCTAAGCAAATAAAACTTCTAATAGAGAATAAAAAGGAATTACCAGATATACAGAACTTTATTCTTGGAGGAGAAGCATTAGATGTATCCTTATGCAGAGAAATATATTCTAGATTTCCCAATTCCAGAATATTTAATGAATATGGCCCCACTGAAGCCACGGTGGGTACGATTATTCGTGAAGTAACTAAAGAGGATTTCGTCTCTAGTTACATTCCAATCGGGATTCCAATCCAGAATACATCTATTTATATCGTTGATAATCAGGGTAATCTAGCTCCACCTCATGCAATTGGAGAGATCGTGTTATCTGGGGAAAGTGTAGCGTTAGGTTACTTAGGTAACAGAAATTTAACTAGAGAAAAATTTGTTCCAAATACAATAGAGTACTTGCAACCTGGTTATATCTATAAAACAGGCGATATAGGCCAAATCTTGCCAAATGGTGAAGTGGTTTGTTTTGGGCGAAAAGATAATATGGTCAAGCTACGCGGACATCGAGTGGAATTAGAGGAAATAGAGAGGTACTTACGTGATTTACCAACGGTTCAAGATGCTGCTGTTCGTCTTCATACGAATAGCAATCAAGACGAAAGGTTATGTGCTTATCTTGTAACGAATAGAGAGATCAATCAAACAGAGATTGATAAACTACTTCTACAAAATATACCAGAAACCTTGTTGCCATCTCATTATGAAAGATTGGATTCGATTCCAGTTACTACAAGCGGAAAAGTTGACAGAGCTTCGTTACCTAAACCTAGAATAAAGAAGTTTTCCGATGATACTGAATATGATTTAGAGTTAACGAATTTGGAAAAAGAATTGTTAGAAATTATGAAAAGTATTTTGGGAGATGAAGAGGTTGGTGTTAATTCCGATTTCTTTAGAGTTGGTGGGGACTCCATAAAAGCACTAAGACTAATATCAAGGGCTAAAGAAAGAAATATCCCTATTCGAATTAACCAAATCTTCAACTTAAGGACTGTTCGAAAAATTGCGAAGGAGTCTAGCAAGCAGTATCTTCAATCCGAGAACAGACATATAGAAGCTAAAGAGATTCATCTAGCGCCAATGCAGAAATGGTTCTTTGAACAATCCTTTATACACCCACACTATTGGAACTTACTAATGACAGTAGAATTACCAAAGGATGTTAATCTAGAAACTTTACAAAACGCTTTTAGATGGATCATTTCTAAAAATGAAAGTTTAGTTACGTGGTTCGACCTGACTGATCATGAACCTAGAGCATTTGTAGAACCTGATCTTGCTAACAATTTTCAATTAGTTTTGAAGGATTTTAGAACAATATCCAAGGAGAAGTTGAATAAAGAGATGGAGAAGGTGCAATTCACTTTACAACATGAATTCAAATTTGGAAAGGAATTACCTATAAAAGGACTCGTTTCATTAACAAATTCTCAGCCATTATTAACTTTATTCGTACATCACTTAGTTGTAGATGGTATTTCTTGGAGGGTATTAATGGACGAATTAGAGAGAACATACTCCGATATGCTTGCTGGAAAAGAAATCAATCGTGTATTCGTAGAGCCTTTTTCTGGTTGGGTTAATCGCCTAAGGAATATAAACGTAAGCAAAGAAGATACGGCCTATTGGGATAACCTGAACATTGATCATGTGCACCCTCTATGCGTTACTCCAGTGAGAGAGGATTATATTTTTAGTGAGAGATATCATACTATTAGTAAAATAGATCGTGATAAAACGACATTAATTCTGGGAGCAAAAAATATAAATGAGGATTTCCGTACAGATGCCATGATAGTAACTGCGTTCTCAAAAGCATTTATGAAAGTCTTCGGGGAAAGAGACATATTATTTAATTTTGAAGGACATGGTCGTAATGATACAAAAATAGATTTAGATTTAAGTAACACGATTGGATGGTTTACAACGATGTATCCACTTCTTGTATCATCTAATTCTGAGTCTATATCGTTACTAAAATCTGTTAATGAGTCAATAGCGAATACTGGAAGCGGTATAAGTTATATGGTTGCTAGATGGTTTCAAGAAAAGGAAAGTTTGAAAAAAATAAATTCTAATATTTTGGTGAATTACTTGGGTGAGTTTGATAATGATATTGGCACACATACCAATATATCAAACGAAAAAGAAAGACTGTTTAAATATGCGGAAGATCTTCCACAAGCACCTGCAATTCATCCAGATAATAAATTGAATTACTTATTGGAGATAAACATTTATGTGCTAAATGGACAATTCACTATAAGTCTAGAGGCTGACCAAAAGAAAATTAGTAAAAGTGAAGTTGATTTGCTAATTGCAAATTTCAGGGAATATATGGATGAACTTGTAGATGGAGTAAAGAATGTTCAGAGAGTATGA